One Bifidobacterium angulatum DSM 20098 = JCM 7096 DNA window includes the following coding sequences:
- a CDS encoding type IV pilus twitching motility protein PilT, which yields MTDAAEQAEWDSDNGSYLAGLKGVTIPGTAPSLNESYKRGRHGSSEDALRANASDMMGIFESLNGKPAVQMTVESIVPAKPAPKAEGDDAENADNANQTARGNEDEHRKANGATAASPTAAQHQPTSRQSAPSQVDATAHGDGNKRHTKPWFSKPAPSTPAQRPAPFPEAQKPSMTPVEDYYTMPENTFEEQQDEPLTARMPELDPEFTRDTGTTPKIPLNSIPSPLPVTDFVVPETTGSDKDAIPPQRLEKARLVEETLRAEHPDADDEFVAAIRQLVELNASDLHLVINDPPMLRVDGKLQPAKDLSVWNKDHTFAAVQTMTNDLELERFKDDLELDISFSIGDLLRFRVNVYHDRLGVCAALRTIPTEIKTAKQLDLDPRIADLALLPRGLVLVCGPTGSGKSTTLAAIVDKANAERADHIITIEDPIEFVHQHKRCVMSQREVGTDTKSFAEALKRALREDPDIIEVGELRDLETISTALTAVETGHLVFATLHTQDAGSTVDRLIDVYPENQQQQIRMQVASTLRAVVVQTLLPRASGHGRVPATEVMLNTPAVAALIRGGKAHQIRTVLQSGEKEGMHTLDQDLARLVNKGTVKYEDALAKVQVLEEFEKMAGARSVF from the coding sequence ATGACTGATGCGGCAGAGCAGGCCGAGTGGGATTCGGACAATGGCTCATATCTGGCCGGGTTGAAAGGCGTGACCATTCCCGGCACCGCCCCCTCGCTCAACGAATCGTACAAACGCGGTCGCCACGGCTCATCCGAAGACGCGTTGCGAGCCAACGCATCCGACATGATGGGCATCTTCGAATCACTGAACGGCAAACCAGCCGTGCAAATGACCGTCGAATCGATTGTCCCGGCAAAACCGGCCCCGAAAGCCGAAGGCGACGACGCAGAGAACGCCGACAACGCCAATCAGACGGCACGCGGCAACGAAGACGAACACAGGAAAGCCAACGGCGCAACCGCAGCCTCGCCCACAGCCGCCCAGCACCAGCCGACCTCACGCCAGTCCGCCCCGAGCCAAGTCGACGCCACAGCACACGGCGACGGCAACAAACGCCACACCAAACCCTGGTTCTCCAAACCGGCCCCCTCCACGCCCGCACAGCGCCCCGCGCCATTCCCCGAAGCCCAAAAGCCCTCCATGACGCCGGTCGAAGACTATTACACCATGCCCGAAAACACGTTCGAAGAGCAACAAGACGAGCCATTGACGGCGCGCATGCCCGAACTCGACCCCGAATTCACGCGCGACACCGGCACAACACCGAAAATCCCATTGAACAGCATTCCCTCACCGCTGCCCGTCACCGATTTCGTAGTGCCGGAAACCACCGGCTCCGACAAAGACGCCATCCCGCCGCAACGGCTGGAAAAAGCCCGGCTCGTAGAGGAAACCCTACGCGCCGAACACCCCGACGCAGACGACGAGTTCGTAGCCGCCATCCGCCAGCTCGTGGAATTGAACGCCTCCGATCTGCACCTGGTGATCAACGACCCTCCCATGCTGCGCGTGGATGGCAAACTCCAGCCCGCCAAAGACCTGAGCGTGTGGAACAAAGACCACACCTTCGCCGCCGTGCAGACCATGACCAACGATCTGGAACTCGAACGCTTCAAAGACGATCTGGAACTCGACATCTCATTCTCCATCGGCGACCTGCTACGCTTCCGCGTAAATGTATACCACGACCGCCTGGGCGTCTGCGCCGCGCTACGAACCATCCCCACCGAAATCAAAACCGCCAAGCAGCTCGACCTCGACCCGCGCATCGCCGACCTGGCGCTGCTGCCGCGCGGACTGGTGCTCGTATGCGGCCCGACCGGCTCCGGAAAGTCGACCACCTTGGCCGCGATCGTAGACAAGGCGAACGCGGAACGCGCCGACCACATCATCACCATCGAAGACCCGATCGAATTCGTGCACCAGCACAAGCGCTGCGTAATGAGCCAGCGCGAAGTGGGCACCGACACGAAAAGCTTCGCCGAAGCGCTGAAGCGAGCGCTTCGCGAAGACCCTGACATCATCGAAGTAGGTGAGCTTCGAGACCTGGAGACCATCTCCACCGCATTGACCGCAGTGGAAACCGGCCACCTGGTGTTCGCCACCCTGCACACGCAGGACGCAGGCTCCACCGTGGACCGTCTGATCGACGTATACCCGGAGAACCAGCAGCAGCAGATCCGCATGCAGGTGGCGTCCACACTGCGCGCCGTGGTCGTGCAAACCCTACTGCCCCGCGCCAGCGGGCATGGCCGAGTGCCCGCCACCGAAGTGATGCTCAACACCCCGGCCGTGGCGGCACTGATCCGCGGCGGCAAAGCCCATCAGATCCGCACGGTGCTGCAATCCGGCGAAAAGGAAGGCATGCACACGCTCGACCAGGATCTGGCGCGCCTGGTGAACAAGGGCACCGTGAAATACGAGGACGCCCTCGCCAAAGTGCAGGTGCTTGAGGAGTTCGAGAAGATGGCCGGCGCCCGGTCCGTGTTCTAG
- a CDS encoding GspE/PulE family protein, producing the protein MSMSDAAGALFNFRRKNKDEDDTAPHVSTGDIPQVFAPTPTGAVPRHAAENMTLPKPEMPEDGDEKMDEETERAKALALAQSLSFPFVDLNEYQIDDSVMKLVPDDLCRRNNLLPLSIINGRLTIAMADPKNFSAIDDVSAITGMPVIAMVAMPSQVQESINRHLRANAELDEISHEVAVTAKKEIDLEKDDAEASSPVARFVTLLINQAIDDHCSDIHIEPQEDGLLVRYRIDGVLHVFQRAPRAMTAGVISRIKVMSDMDIGERRKPQDGRITVKHNGEKVDLRVAALPTVWGEKIVMRILSTPAGNLKVADLNFSKRNFEVYSKAYSRPYGMVLVTGPTGSGKSTTLYATLGDVAKPEINIITVEDPVEFRMRGINQVQVNNKAGMTFAAALRSILRADPDVVLIGEIRDAETANIAIEASLTGHLVLSTLHTNDAPSAVTRLTEMGVEPFLVSSSLAAVMAQRLARRLCKKCCKADQATPVELKLMGVPYKPGDPLPTVYRPVGCRECSNTGYRGRVAIQQVMGVDAKMEDMIAKGATSLDIQAAAEAAGMTSLRDDGWQKVLEGITSVDEVLRVTV; encoded by the coding sequence ATGAGCATGAGTGACGCCGCAGGAGCTCTGTTCAATTTCAGACGGAAAAACAAAGACGAAGACGACACCGCGCCGCACGTCAGCACCGGCGACATCCCACAGGTGTTCGCACCGACGCCCACCGGAGCCGTGCCACGGCACGCCGCCGAAAACATGACGCTGCCCAAGCCGGAAATGCCCGAAGACGGCGACGAGAAAATGGACGAGGAAACCGAACGCGCCAAGGCGCTGGCCCTGGCGCAAAGCCTGAGCTTCCCCTTCGTGGACCTCAACGAATACCAGATCGACGACAGCGTGATGAAACTCGTGCCCGATGACCTGTGCCGCCGCAACAACCTGCTGCCGCTGTCCATCATCAACGGGCGACTCACCATCGCCATGGCCGACCCGAAGAACTTCTCCGCCATCGACGACGTCTCCGCCATCACCGGCATGCCCGTCATCGCCATGGTGGCCATGCCATCCCAAGTGCAGGAATCCATCAACCGACACCTGCGCGCCAACGCCGAGCTCGACGAGATCTCGCATGAGGTCGCCGTCACCGCCAAAAAGGAAATCGACCTCGAAAAGGACGATGCCGAAGCGTCATCGCCCGTCGCACGATTCGTCACCCTGCTCATCAACCAGGCCATCGACGACCACTGCTCCGATATCCACATCGAACCGCAGGAGGACGGCCTGCTCGTCCGCTACCGCATCGACGGCGTACTGCACGTGTTCCAGCGGGCACCCCGCGCCATGACCGCCGGCGTGATCAGCCGTATCAAGGTGATGTCCGACATGGACATCGGCGAGCGCCGCAAGCCACAGGACGGCCGCATCACCGTCAAGCACAACGGCGAGAAGGTCGATTTGCGTGTGGCCGCACTGCCGACCGTGTGGGGTGAGAAAATCGTCATGCGAATCCTCAGCACCCCGGCAGGCAACCTGAAGGTGGCGGATCTGAACTTCAGCAAACGCAACTTCGAAGTGTATTCCAAAGCGTATTCGCGCCCATACGGCATGGTGCTGGTCACCGGTCCGACCGGTTCGGGTAAATCCACCACCCTGTACGCCACACTGGGCGACGTGGCCAAGCCGGAGATCAACATCATCACCGTCGAAGACCCTGTGGAATTTCGCATGAGGGGCATCAACCAGGTGCAGGTGAACAACAAGGCCGGCATGACCTTCGCCGCGGCACTGCGTTCCATCCTGCGAGCCGACCCCGATGTGGTGCTCATCGGCGAGATCCGTGACGCCGAAACGGCGAACATCGCCATCGAAGCCTCGCTGACCGGCCATTTGGTGCTTTCCACCCTGCACACCAACGATGCGCCGAGCGCCGTAACCCGTTTGACGGAAATGGGCGTGGAACCGTTCCTGGTGAGCTCGTCGCTGGCCGCCGTGATGGCACAACGACTGGCGCGACGCCTATGCAAGAAATGCTGCAAGGCCGACCAGGCCACACCGGTGGAACTCAAGCTGATGGGCGTGCCGTACAAGCCGGGCGACCCGTTGCCGACCGTGTACCGCCCCGTGGGGTGCCGTGAATGTTCCAACACCGGGTATCGCGGGCGCGTGGCCATCCAGCAGGTGATGGGCGTGGACGCGAAGATGGAGGACATGATCGCCAAGGGCGCCACCTCGCTGGATATTCAGGCCGCGGCAGAGGCCGCAGGCATGACCAGTCTGCGTGACGACGGCTGGCAGAAGGTGCTGGAAGGCATCACCTCCGTGGACGAGGTGCTGCGCGTCACCGTGTAG
- a CDS encoding type IV pilus modification PilV family protein, translating into MGRRRGVGSPQEGGAEGVMLTGRMLKRGMPKRGERGFTLVETIVAVLVLSLVGLAAAQFAVTAIRTSYAQQMRSTAVSLGDDGVERVQAQIASVNSDSYFDELTKGMGESRVDDAYTALQKAGAFTANGAVTTQLKDLGWAATADSSDKYIHPARTTTGKDFKQSEFTVYTVVEKAYRLSGTMQVKTASAWGLPNHGLDYVNGGDASGDVWTPTKPVTKAFESGSTSTYVPVIRVVVGVTWPDNLTKNKTCIYTTATVLDVNADWKLIV; encoded by the coding sequence ATGGGGCGCAGAAGAGGCGTCGGCTCCCCGCAGGAAGGCGGGGCCGAAGGCGTGATGCTGACTGGGCGCATGTTGAAACGAGGCATGCCGAAACGTGGCGAACGGGGTTTCACGTTGGTGGAGACCATTGTGGCCGTGCTGGTGCTGAGCCTGGTCGGCTTGGCGGCGGCGCAGTTCGCGGTGACGGCGATTCGCACATCGTACGCGCAGCAGATGCGTTCCACCGCCGTCTCACTGGGCGACGATGGTGTGGAGCGTGTGCAGGCGCAGATCGCCTCGGTGAATTCCGACTCGTATTTCGACGAGCTGACCAAAGGCATGGGCGAGTCCAGAGTGGACGACGCCTATACGGCATTGCAGAAGGCCGGTGCCTTCACTGCCAACGGCGCCGTCACCACGCAACTGAAGGATCTGGGCTGGGCCGCCACGGCCGACTCCTCCGATAAATACATCCATCCGGCTCGTACCACCACCGGCAAGGATTTCAAGCAGTCCGAGTTCACGGTGTATACGGTGGTGGAGAAGGCCTACCGGCTTTCCGGCACCATGCAGGTCAAGACGGCCAGCGCATGGGGGCTTCCCAATCACGGCCTGGACTATGTGAACGGCGGCGACGCCTCGGGTGATGTGTGGACGCCCACCAAGCCGGTCACCAAGGCGTTCGAGTCCGGTTCCACCAGCACCTATGTTCCTGTGATCCGCGTGGTGGTGGGCGTGACATGGCCGGATAACCTGACCAAGAACAAGACCTGCATTTACACCACGGCCACGGTGCTTGACGTGAATGCCGACTGGAAGCTGATTGTGTGA
- a CDS encoding PilW family protein, with translation MSGVVRRMRRGLRAGCGAGRRTVFPARRGERGVSMVELMVAMFIFMMISGIFLTSIIQFLHTTTTDAIRTRSASEIATATQRIDRYVRYASAMEYDDAAQRVTMLMPGEAAGKQRCVVLQYDEAAWANGTVNTYGKLVLKTKDAGAASWSSNVVLGSLMNHSSSSGVTSDDSLFGAQMFGLDGMKKVLTFSPVAGSYSGGKPITSNVTTTFTARNVKATNPTPDFSVCS, from the coding sequence ATGAGTGGTGTTGTGCGTCGGATGCGGCGTGGGCTTCGGGCAGGCTGTGGCGCTGGTCGGCGTACCGTATTCCCCGCACGGCGGGGCGAGCGTGGCGTGAGCATGGTGGAGCTGATGGTGGCGATGTTCATCTTCATGATGATTTCCGGCATCTTCCTCACGTCCATCATCCAGTTCCTGCACACCACCACCACGGATGCGATCCGCACCAGGTCGGCGTCCGAGATCGCCACGGCCACGCAGCGCATCGACCGGTATGTGCGCTACGCCTCCGCCATGGAATACGATGATGCGGCGCAGCGGGTCACCATGCTTATGCCGGGCGAGGCCGCCGGCAAGCAGCGCTGCGTGGTGCTGCAATACGATGAGGCCGCGTGGGCGAACGGCACGGTGAACACCTATGGCAAGCTGGTGCTTAAGACCAAGGATGCCGGGGCGGCTTCGTGGAGTTCGAATGTGGTGCTCGGCTCGCTGATGAACCATTCGTCGAGCAGTGGTGTCACGTCGGACGATTCCTTGTTCGGCGCGCAGATGTTCGGCCTGGACGGCATGAAGAAGGTGCTGACTTTCTCGCCGGTGGCCGGCTCGTATTCGGGCGGCAAGCCGATCACTTCGAATGTGACTACCACGTTCACCGCACGCAATGTGAAGGCCACGAACCCCACGCCGGATTTTTCGGTGTGCAGCTGA
- a CDS encoding type IV pilin protein: MKSVQNALKRRANGEKGFTLVELLVVVIIIGILAAVAVPIYLNQRKAAWNSTIQSDVKNASLVVETAMTSNNGKFDSTWAKTYKGNTGKIGDNTVTVSKDVTITISDLGGNAYEVSGQDTNDGTKKYTYNSSTGETKEEAKAAAPAKP, from the coding sequence ATGAAGAGTGTGCAGAATGCACTGAAGCGTCGCGCCAACGGTGAAAAGGGCTTCACCCTCGTCGAGCTGCTTGTCGTGGTCATCATCATCGGCATCCTTGCCGCAGTGGCTGTTCCGATCTACCTGAACCAGCGCAAGGCCGCATGGAATAGCACCATTCAGTCTGACGTTAAGAATGCAAGTCTAGTTGTTGAGACCGCTATGACCAGCAATAACGGCAAGTTTGATAGCACTTGGGCAAAGACCTACAAGGGAAATACTGGCAAAATTGGTGATAATACCGTCACTGTATCTAAGGATGTGACGATTACGATTTCTGATTTGGGTGGCAATGCCTACGAGGTCTCTGGACAAGACACCAATGATGGAACCAAGAAGTATACATATAATTCTTCGACTGGCGAGACTAAGGAAGAAGCCAAGGCTGCTGCTCCTGCTAAGCCCTGA
- a CDS encoding type II secretion system F family protein, protein MAKAQAQAPLQQNTTQKWKYKGVSLDGSKQMKGTIEANSRDQAVARITQMGAIPTELVNLSAGTGLNKNIEIKGLAKLPSKKDFAVTSRQLATMVSAGVSLIRALNIVIEQTRNEKLRTALAECAAKIEAGSSFSQAMEENEDDIFPPVMVYMVRAGETGGFLDKSLITVADSFEADVRLQGQIKSALAYPVVVLCIALALVAVMLLTIVPMFDNMYKSMNATLPLITQIMVAMGKVAPVAIPLVIVGLIAFFMFWRRNRNKDFIRSWWEPFLLKAPVFGKLNTNVALARFCNNFSSMLASGVPILNALDIVGSTSGNYVLDTASKRVSNLVERGYRLSDSMASENVFPTMLTQMVSIGEDSGAIDQMLASAGKAYDEEAQSMAKQLTSLLEPLMILVLGVVVGFMVLGLYMPMFSMFDAMNATA, encoded by the coding sequence ATGGCCAAGGCACAGGCACAAGCGCCACTGCAGCAGAACACCACGCAGAAGTGGAAGTACAAGGGCGTCTCGCTCGACGGCTCCAAGCAGATGAAGGGCACCATCGAAGCCAACTCGCGCGATCAGGCCGTGGCACGCATCACCCAGATGGGTGCCATCCCCACCGAACTGGTGAACCTCTCCGCAGGCACCGGCCTCAACAAGAACATCGAAATCAAGGGCCTGGCCAAACTGCCCTCCAAAAAGGACTTCGCCGTCACCTCGCGCCAGCTCGCCACCATGGTCTCTGCAGGTGTCTCGCTCATCCGCGCGCTGAACATCGTCATCGAACAGACCCGCAACGAGAAGCTGCGCACCGCGCTGGCAGAATGCGCCGCCAAGATCGAAGCCGGCTCATCCTTCTCCCAGGCCATGGAGGAAAACGAGGACGACATCTTCCCGCCCGTCATGGTGTACATGGTGCGTGCCGGCGAAACCGGCGGCTTCCTTGACAAATCGCTTATCACCGTGGCCGACAGCTTCGAAGCGGACGTGCGCCTGCAGGGCCAGATCAAATCCGCCCTCGCCTACCCGGTGGTTGTGCTGTGCATCGCCCTGGCGCTCGTCGCCGTGATGCTGCTCACCATCGTCCCCATGTTCGACAACATGTACAAATCCATGAACGCCACCCTGCCGCTCATCACGCAGATCATGGTGGCCATGGGCAAAGTCGCCCCCGTGGCCATTCCGCTGGTCATCGTGGGGCTCATCGCATTCTTCATGTTCTGGCGGCGCAACCGCAACAAGGACTTCATTCGCTCCTGGTGGGAGCCGTTCCTGCTCAAGGCGCCGGTATTTGGCAAGCTCAACACCAACGTGGCCCTGGCGCGCTTCTGCAACAACTTCTCGTCCATGCTCGCCTCCGGCGTGCCGATTCTCAACGCCCTCGACATCGTGGGCTCCACCTCCGGCAACTATGTGCTCGACACCGCCTCCAAACGCGTCTCCAACCTGGTGGAACGCGGCTACCGCCTCTCCGACAGCATGGCCAGCGAAAACGTGTTCCCCACCATGCTCACCCAAATGGTCTCCATCGGCGAGGACTCCGGCGCCATCGACCAGATGCTCGCCAGCGCCGGCAAAGCCTACGACGAGGAAGCGCAATCCATGGCCAAGCAGCTCACCTCACTGCTTGAACCATTGATGATCCTGGTGCTTGGCGTGGTGGTCGGCTTCATGGTGCTCGGCCTGTACATGCCGATGTTCTCCATGTTCGACGCCATGAACGCCACCGCCTGA
- a CDS encoding prepilin peptidase, translating to MNTQPHLLLDTTTAVVVMVAALVIGAIIGSFLNVVIWRVPNHISIVNPKRSFCPNCKAQIAWYDNIPVVSWLVLGAKCRHCKEPIAVRYPLVESLTGVAFAAVMAGAVFGFYEPWALPALLFFAAVSIVVAFIDLDHHLILNVIIYPSLGITAVLLALASLLTGDWMRMVHALIGAVVLGAFYLLLALVWAGGMGGGDIKLAVLIGLTLGWLGWPQLIVGAFAAFFVGGIISIVLLALHKVKLRGGIPFGPSMVIGAWIGIYAGALIANWYLQISGLA from the coding sequence ATGAACACGCAACCGCATCTGCTGCTCGACACCACCACCGCCGTGGTGGTGATGGTCGCCGCGCTGGTGATCGGCGCCATCATCGGCTCGTTCCTCAACGTGGTGATCTGGCGCGTACCCAACCACATCAGCATCGTGAACCCCAAACGCAGCTTCTGCCCCAATTGCAAGGCGCAGATCGCATGGTACGACAACATCCCCGTCGTCTCCTGGCTGGTGCTCGGCGCGAAATGCCGTCATTGCAAGGAGCCCATCGCCGTGCGCTACCCGCTGGTCGAAAGCCTGACCGGCGTGGCCTTCGCCGCAGTGATGGCCGGGGCGGTGTTCGGCTTCTACGAGCCGTGGGCGCTGCCCGCACTGCTGTTCTTCGCCGCGGTGTCGATCGTGGTGGCGTTCATCGACCTTGACCACCATCTCATTCTGAACGTCATCATCTACCCGAGCCTGGGCATCACCGCGGTGCTACTCGCACTGGCCTCGCTGCTCACCGGCGATTGGATGCGCATGGTGCACGCGCTTATCGGCGCAGTGGTGCTCGGCGCATTCTACCTGCTGCTCGCGCTCGTCTGGGCAGGCGGCATGGGCGGCGGCGACATCAAACTCGCCGTGCTCATCGGCTTGACGCTCGGCTGGCTCGGCTGGCCGCAGCTCATCGTCGGTGCATTCGCCGCGTTCTTCGTCGGAGGAATCATCAGCATCGTGCTGCTCGCCCTGCACAAGGTCAAGCTGCGCGGCGGCATACCCTTCGGCCCGTCCATGGTGATCGGCGCATGGATCGGCATCTACGCCGGTGCGCTCATCGCCAACTGGTATCTGCAGATTTCGGGCCTCGCCTAG
- the pilM gene encoding type IV pilus assembly protein PilM: MRAISILALSNDAIRAAVIADPYSAHPTIKHFQVFPLPNGTVVDGEVVDETTVKGLLETLVKRFKYPREDTALLYSSRRMVFREADFPYMALDDLRATLPFQAKSMIPLPAEESVLDFVPLSLEEGDQGQQLHGLIVATLRAGLEKTARVIEDAGFVVTSVDAAPFALSRLFGDPSQEKLEAVVNVGSNSTDVIVLDHGKPAYLRVVPSGTDDLTDAVANALNISFEDAEQIKQRLGLQNVVGDERLEKAEEVIRETAAQLIVGIRNTLNYYSTDHEGSTIEGIILTGVGSQLEGFPSVLASSTGKVVRIGDPFEKFKLTKEVRKQDIMMHATDMAAMLGLVIGKRAR, encoded by the coding sequence ATGAGAGCTATCTCGATACTGGCGTTGTCCAACGACGCCATACGCGCGGCGGTCATTGCCGACCCCTACTCGGCGCACCCCACCATCAAGCATTTCCAGGTCTTCCCGCTGCCCAACGGCACCGTGGTCGACGGCGAAGTGGTGGACGAAACCACCGTCAAAGGCCTGTTGGAAACACTCGTCAAGCGGTTCAAATACCCGCGCGAAGACACCGCGCTGCTGTACTCCAGCCGCCGCATGGTCTTCCGCGAAGCCGACTTCCCATACATGGCGCTCGACGACCTGCGTGCCACGCTGCCGTTCCAGGCCAAAAGCATGATCCCGCTGCCGGCGGAGGAATCCGTACTGGACTTCGTGCCGCTGTCGCTGGAGGAAGGCGACCAGGGGCAGCAGCTGCACGGGCTGATCGTCGCCACGCTTCGCGCCGGATTGGAGAAAACCGCGCGCGTCATCGAAGACGCCGGATTCGTCGTCACCTCCGTGGACGCGGCGCCGTTCGCATTGTCGCGACTGTTCGGCGACCCAAGCCAGGAAAAGCTCGAAGCCGTGGTGAACGTGGGCAGCAACAGCACCGACGTGATCGTGCTCGACCACGGCAAGCCCGCATACCTGCGCGTCGTGCCATCCGGCACCGACGATCTGACCGACGCCGTGGCCAACGCGCTCAACATCTCGTTCGAAGACGCCGAACAGATCAAGCAGCGTCTCGGCCTGCAGAACGTGGTCGGCGACGAACGCCTCGAAAAAGCCGAGGAAGTCATTCGAGAAACCGCGGCCCAGCTCATCGTCGGCATCCGCAACACCCTGAACTACTACAGCACCGACCACGAGGGCAGCACCATCGAAGGCATCATCCTCACCGGCGTTGGCTCGCAGCTCGAAGGCTTCCCGTCCGTGCTCGCCAGTTCCACCGGCAAAGTGGTGCGCATCGGCGACCCGTTCGAGAAATTCAAGCTGACCAAGGAAGTCAGAAAACAGGACATCATGATGCATGCGACCGATATGGCCGCAATGCTCGGACTCGTAATCGGAAAGAGGGCACGATGA
- a CDS encoding type IV pilus inner membrane component PilO, with translation MNLNKHRIAWIGFAVGIVLVILITWMAAVSPCLDKIHNADEQTAQIEAQNEKTQKKIDQLMIASETMTIQRARLKQLQAQLPENFDQSAFITSIDQAAAGTGVTIKSVTFDDAVEAALPAQAQKSIVAGHLVEVPLTITASGSYDSMRAFVDAVQKIERIAVPNTVTYSIDKDGDDTKNSVVLECNIWSMMLSGSSAENKANG, from the coding sequence ATGAACCTCAACAAGCATAGAATTGCGTGGATCGGCTTTGCCGTAGGCATCGTGCTGGTCATCCTCATCACATGGATGGCGGCCGTCTCGCCTTGCCTTGACAAGATCCACAACGCCGACGAGCAGACCGCGCAGATCGAAGCGCAGAACGAGAAGACGCAGAAGAAGATCGACCAGCTGATGATCGCCAGCGAAACCATGACCATCCAGCGGGCGCGTCTGAAGCAGCTGCAGGCGCAGCTGCCGGAGAACTTCGACCAGTCGGCCTTCATCACCTCGATCGACCAGGCTGCGGCGGGAACCGGCGTGACCATCAAGTCCGTCACCTTCGACGATGCGGTCGAGGCGGCATTGCCGGCGCAGGCGCAGAAAAGCATCGTGGCCGGTCATCTGGTCGAAGTGCCATTGACCATCACCGCTTCCGGCAGCTACGACTCCATGCGCGCGTTCGTCGACGCGGTGCAGAAGATCGAGCGTATCGCTGTGCCGAACACCGTGACCTACAGCATCGACAAGGATGGCGACGACACCAAGAACAGCGTGGTGCTCGAATGCAACATCTGGTCGATGATGCTCAGCGGCTCCTCCGCCGAGAACAAGGCAAACGGCTGA